The Syngnathus typhle isolate RoL2023-S1 ecotype Sweden linkage group LG6, RoL_Styp_1.0, whole genome shotgun sequence genome has a window encoding:
- the LOC133155467 gene encoding mucin-5AC-like, translated as MMIKWLGITIALLHAGNYVEASGNHAECWTRWYDRDNPSGVGDFEILSRLRLENPMEICPVPIQIEARTVSGDSVSSTGETINAFDTTTGFSCVNADQATGGCSDYEVRFQCPLNFCPLEECWTPWFDRDNPLGHGDFETLPDLHKEYPWEICDHPIKIEITTTSGDDVSSTGDVILAADTDVGFVCRNCDQPYGNCTDYQVRFLCPLEFCKPKVCTTPWYDQDDPTDAGDFELLQKLQFGNPNEICPFPLDIEVNTVAGNSLSSTGDVIAVVDATTGFICKNYHQKSGQCSDYKVRFICPNDFCKEQECWTPWLDRDDPSGAGDYETISKLRCNYPYKICQTPIQIEVQTVHGFSVASTGDIIQVADVNTGFICENYDQEDGTCADYRVRFKCPLTFCKPPVCWTEWFDVDDPNQQGDFEKISTIREQFPLRICDVPASIEARTKSGASVYSTGDVIIVADTVTGFICKNSDQKNGNCSDYEVRFECPIKFCHPNLCYTPWFNHDNPYGTGDFELLSDLKQYYPGICEHPVDIEVVTAYYDYPFTYTGQTPYKFSPTEGFACRNQDQTNKQCYDYKVRFGCLCEEW; from the exons atGATGATCAAATGG TTGGGAATCACGATTGCGCTACTGCATGCTG GAAATTACGTGGAAGCCAGCGGCAATC ACGCAGAATGCTGGACTAGATGGTATGATCGTGACAACCCCAGTGGGGTTGGAGACTTTGAAATTCTAAGTAGACTGCGCCTTGAAAACCCAATGGAAATCTGCCCTGTGCCGATTCAAATTGAGGCTCGGACTGTATCTGGAGACAGCGTAAGTTCAACAGGCGAGACGATCAATGC ATTTGACACAACAACAGGATTTAGCTGTGTAAATGCTGACCAAGCAACTGGAGGTTGTTCAGATTATGAAGTTCGTTTTCAGTGCCCCCTTAACTTCTGCCCTCTTGAAG AATGCTGGACTCCATGGTTTGATCGAGACAACCCCCTTGGTCATGGAGATTTTGAAACTCTTCCTGACCTGCACAAAGAGTATCCTTGGGAGATCTGCGACCATCCAATTAAAATTGAGATCACAACCACATCTGGAGATGATGTTAGTTCAACGGGCGATGTGATTCTCGC AGCTGACACAGACGTAGGATTTGTTTGTAGAAATTGTGACCAGCCGTATGGTAATTGTACAGATTATCAAGTTCGTTTCTTGTGCCCCCTTGAGTTCTGCAAACCAAAAG TGTGCACGACTCCATGGTACGACCAAGATGACCCTACTGATGCTGGAGACTTCGAGTTACTTCAGAAACTCCAATTTGGAAACCCAAATGAAATCTGCCCATTTCCGCTTGACATTGAGGTCAATACTGTCGCTGGAAATAGTCTGTCTTCGACCGGGGATGTCATTGCTGT AGTGGATGCAACTACTGGGTTTATCTGTAAAAATTATCACCAGAAGAGTGGACAGTGCTCTGATTATAAAGTTCGTTTCATATGTCCCAATGATTTCTGCAAAGAACAAG AATGCTGGACTCCATGGCTTGATAGGGATGACCCCTCTGGTGCTGGAGACTATGAGACTATTAGTAAGCTGCGGTGCAACTATCCATACAAAATTTGCCAGACTCCAATTCAAATTGAAGTCCAAACTGTACATGGGTTCAGTGTGGCTTCAACAGGGGACATAATTCAAGT AGCTGACGTCAATACAGGATTTATATGTGAAAATTATGATCAAGAGGATGGCACGTGTGCGGATTATCGTGTTCGTTTCAAATGTCCACTTACTTTCTGCAAACCACCAG TGTGTTGGACTGAGTGGTTTGATGTTGACGACCCCAACCAACAGGGTGACTTTGAAAAGATTTCTACAATTCGGGAGCAATTCCCATTGAGAATATGTGATGTGCCTGCTTCCATTGAGGCCCGCACAAAATCCGGTGCCAGTGTGTATTCAACGGGCGATGTGATTATTGT AGCGGACACAGTAACAGGTTTTATCTGTAAAAATTCAGACCAGAAGAATGGAAATTGTTCTGATTACGAAGTGCGCTTTGAGTGCCCCATAAAATTCTGCCATCCAAATT TGTGCTACACCCCATGGTTTAACCATGACAACCCGTATGGAACAGGAGACTTTGAGCTTCTATCTGACCTGAAGCAATATTATCCTGGCATCTGCGAACACCCTGTCGACATTGAAGTTGTCACAGCTTATTATGACTATCCTTTTACGTACACCGGCCAGACACCTTACAA ATTTAGTCCTACCGAGGGATTTGCCTGTCGCAACCAGGAccagacaaacaaacaatgcTATGACTACAAAGTTCGCTTTGGATGCCTGTGCGAAGAATGGTAA